The Streptomyces aurantiacus genome includes a region encoding these proteins:
- a CDS encoding beta-ketoacyl-[acyl-carrier-protein] synthase family protein, which yields MSRRVVVTGVGAVTPLGNDAPSTWQALAAGRSGVGRLTTIDTTGFDVTIAGEVKGFRLDDAVPGSVGLRHLLRPGTFGVGAAWEALRDAGVDKKTYDGADMGVAMGACVDRPDLQWLVDVGALRERTGRDDAFSVYAPSDALAYSQNIASAAMARMLDATGPMLGVSTACSASGHAVGEAFRSLQEGDATLMLAGGYDSLTTWLDVLCFGLLGALTKDYNDAPQQASRPFDDKRSGFVLGEGGVVLVLEELEAARDRGAHILAELLGYGTSLNAWRMTDSPPDGSGAIESIEASIADAGLEPADIDYVVAHGTSTPGNDLSETTAIKKVFGDAADRLLISSPKSMTGHLTAASAALSLFTAIGAINHGVVPPTINQETPDRRLGLDFVPNTARRQEVRHALVNAFAFGGTNVGLVVGRYEEKR from the coding sequence ATGAGCCGCAGGGTGGTCGTCACCGGGGTGGGCGCCGTCACGCCGCTGGGCAACGACGCGCCGAGCACGTGGCAGGCACTGGCCGCAGGGCGCAGCGGAGTCGGCCGGCTGACGACGATCGACACCACCGGTTTCGACGTGACGATCGCCGGTGAGGTCAAGGGCTTTAGGCTCGACGACGCGGTCCCCGGCTCGGTCGGCCTGCGCCATCTGCTGCGGCCGGGCACCTTCGGTGTGGGCGCGGCGTGGGAGGCGCTGCGCGACGCGGGGGTGGACAAGAAGACGTACGACGGCGCGGACATGGGTGTGGCCATGGGCGCGTGTGTGGACCGGCCGGACCTGCAGTGGCTGGTGGATGTCGGGGCGCTGCGCGAGCGGACCGGCCGGGACGACGCGTTCTCCGTCTACGCGCCCTCCGACGCTCTGGCCTACAGCCAGAACATCGCCTCCGCAGCGATGGCCCGGATGCTGGATGCGACCGGCCCGATGCTGGGTGTGTCCACCGCCTGCTCGGCCTCCGGGCACGCTGTCGGGGAGGCCTTCCGCAGCCTGCAGGAGGGCGATGCCACGCTGATGCTCGCGGGCGGCTACGACTCGCTGACGACGTGGCTCGATGTGCTGTGCTTCGGCCTGCTGGGGGCGCTGACGAAGGACTACAACGACGCTCCGCAGCAAGCCAGCCGGCCCTTCGACGACAAGCGCTCCGGGTTCGTCCTCGGGGAGGGCGGTGTCGTCCTCGTCCTGGAGGAGCTGGAGGCGGCCCGGGACCGCGGGGCGCACATTCTCGCCGAACTCCTGGGGTACGGCACCAGCCTGAACGCCTGGCGGATGACCGACTCGCCGCCGGACGGCAGCGGTGCCATCGAGTCCATCGAGGCGTCGATCGCGGATGCCGGCCTCGAGCCGGCCGACATCGACTACGTCGTGGCGCACGGCACCAGCACCCCGGGCAACGACCTGTCGGAGACCACCGCGATCAAGAAGGTGTTCGGTGACGCCGCGGACCGGCTGCTGATCAGCTCGCCGAAGTCGATGACCGGTCATCTCACCGCGGCGTCCGCGGCGTTGAGCCTGTTCACCGCGATCGGTGCGATCAACCACGGCGTCGTGCCGCCGACCATCAACCAGGAGACGCCCGACCGCCGGCTCGGCCTCGACTTCGTGCCGAACACGGCACGCAGGCAGGAGGTACGGCACGCCCTCGTCAACGCCTTCGCCTTCGGCGGCACCAACGTCGGGCTGGTCGTGGGCCGCTACGAGGAGAAGCGATGA
- the acpS gene encoding holo-ACP synthase, giving the protein MDLAEVSRVEELMISQPELRERVFTARELAYCYRRKRVGEHLAGRWAAKEAVLKSLGTGMGPRMEWTDVEVVNDRAGRPHVRLYGEVEAVAQSLGMYYIDLSLSHSGGLAVAHAVMVCQSAAPHTAPAAATHNDRRRRTA; this is encoded by the coding sequence ATGGATCTGGCCGAGGTCTCTCGCGTAGAGGAGCTGATGATCTCCCAACCAGAGCTGCGGGAGCGGGTGTTCACCGCTCGCGAGCTGGCCTACTGCTACCGGCGCAAGCGGGTCGGTGAGCACCTCGCCGGCCGGTGGGCCGCCAAGGAGGCCGTGCTGAAAAGCCTCGGGACCGGCATGGGCCCGCGCATGGAGTGGACGGACGTCGAGGTCGTCAACGACCGCGCCGGACGGCCCCACGTGCGGCTGTACGGCGAGGTCGAAGCGGTTGCCCAGTCCCTCGGCATGTACTACATCGACCTCTCCCTGAGCCACAGCGGAGGTCTTGCCGTCGCACACGCCGTCATGGTGTGCCAGTCCGCGGCGCCGCACACCGCACCAGCCGCCGCCACACACAACGACCGAAGGAGACGAACGGCATGA
- a CDS encoding acyl carrier protein codes for MSYDGKGFGTIVQEAVADALGIDVEEAVPEATLLGDLDAESIDLLDVLFRIEKAADVKIKVSDIAELLQGGIPDEEFADADDIINEVGLAQLKKSLPQIDVQALAGKLTADEVLSLFTVQNLTDLVTERAALAAAAA; via the coding sequence ATGTCGTACGACGGTAAAGGCTTCGGCACCATCGTCCAGGAAGCGGTCGCCGACGCGCTCGGCATAGATGTCGAGGAGGCCGTGCCCGAGGCCACGCTGCTGGGCGATCTGGACGCCGAGTCCATCGACCTGCTGGACGTCCTGTTCCGCATCGAGAAGGCGGCGGACGTGAAGATCAAGGTGTCGGACATCGCCGAGCTGCTCCAGGGCGGGATACCCGACGAGGAGTTCGCCGACGCTGACGACATCATCAACGAGGTCGGGCTGGCCCAGCTGAAGAAGTCGCTGCCGCAGATCGACGTGCAGGCACTGGCCGGCAAGCTCACGGCGGACGAGGTGCTGTCCCTGTTCACCGTGCAGAACCTGACGGATCTGGTGACCGAGCGTGCCGCCCTCGCCGCGGCCGCGGCGTGA
- the fabD gene encoding ACP S-malonyltransferase, with protein sequence MTGWTGPGSVAATTGCLAMFPGQGSQRPGMARHLLDTYPLARRLFDRADEILGLPLSRICVSGSAQELGRTEITQPAIAATSLAVWEVLRSAGYRPAAAAGHSLGEYPALVAAGVLSLESALQLVRLRGALMGEVAREVPGAMAAVLGLPAAQVLAACGSAEGLGLGLVQVANYNEPLQTVISGHAYAVEVAGKAALAAGADQVVPLDVGAPFHCSLMAPVVEEFTEALAAHAFADPVLPVISSVSGAHVRSGEEARQLLRRQLTGPVRWVEVLHTAARRPVDAYTEIGPGRVLSGLARRTLGQARTRSTGDPRRLTALHAEVTPERRQEPVAS encoded by the coding sequence ATGACCGGTTGGACCGGACCCGGCAGCGTCGCTGCGACGACCGGCTGCCTGGCCATGTTCCCCGGGCAGGGGTCGCAGCGGCCCGGCATGGCCCGGCACCTCCTCGACACCTATCCCCTGGCCCGGCGGCTGTTCGACCGGGCCGACGAGATCCTGGGTCTGCCGCTGTCGCGGATCTGTGTGAGCGGCAGTGCCCAGGAGCTCGGCCGTACCGAGATCACCCAGCCCGCGATCGCCGCCACCAGCCTCGCCGTGTGGGAAGTGCTGCGGTCCGCCGGCTACCGGCCGGCGGCGGCCGCGGGCCACAGCCTGGGTGAGTACCCGGCGCTGGTGGCCGCCGGGGTGCTGTCCCTGGAGTCGGCCCTGCAACTGGTGCGGCTGCGCGGGGCGCTGATGGGCGAGGTGGCCCGCGAGGTGCCCGGCGCGATGGCGGCCGTACTGGGCCTGCCCGCGGCCCAGGTGCTGGCCGCCTGCGGCAGCGCCGAGGGCCTGGGGCTGGGTCTGGTGCAGGTCGCGAACTACAACGAGCCGCTGCAGACGGTCATCTCGGGGCACGCGTACGCCGTCGAGGTGGCCGGCAAGGCGGCGCTGGCCGCCGGCGCCGACCAGGTGGTGCCGCTGGACGTGGGGGCGCCCTTCCACTGCTCGCTGATGGCGCCGGTGGTGGAGGAGTTCACCGAGGCGCTCGCCGCCCACGCGTTCGCCGACCCCGTGCTGCCGGTGATCAGTTCGGTCTCCGGCGCTCATGTCCGCTCGGGCGAGGAGGCCAGGCAACTGCTGCGGCGTCAGCTCACCGGACCCGTCCGCTGGGTCGAGGTGCTGCACACGGCCGCCCGGCGCCCGGTGGACGCGTACACCGAGATCGGCCCCGGCCGGGTGCTGAGCGGGCTCGCCCGCCGCACCCTCGGTCAGGCCCGCACCCGCTCCACCGGAGACCCGCGCCGGCTCACGGCGCTGCACGCCGAAGTGACCCCGGAGAGGCGGCAGGAGCCGGTGGCGTCGTGA
- a CDS encoding acyl-CoA carboxylase subunit epsilon produces the protein MSAPEAVSLRVLRGNPTPEELAGLVAVFAALRGNAGEPDPPPARGRWGRPADWHPPQPDAPDAAGWQRTPAPTHERSTR, from the coding sequence GTGAGCGCGCCGGAGGCCGTCTCGCTGAGGGTGCTGCGGGGCAACCCCACGCCGGAGGAACTGGCGGGGCTGGTGGCCGTGTTCGCCGCGTTGCGCGGCAACGCCGGCGAGCCGGATCCGCCGCCCGCCAGGGGCCGCTGGGGCCGGCCGGCCGACTGGCACCCCCCGCAGCCCGACGCACCGGACGCGGCCGGCTGGCAGCGCACCCCCGCACCGACCCACGAAAGGAGTACCCGATGA
- a CDS encoding acyl-CoA carboxylase subunit beta, with protein MTPPDTPQAVLPDFGRTDTEPRPPTPVRASTMTELADDLTIRRAQAHFGHDPEADARHLSKGKLLARQRIEALIDPGTFTELGLFAEHRAVGFGMEDSHPEGDGVITGWGEVDGRTVFVFAHDARIRGGALGATFAAKIHQLLDFADSVGAPVIGLNDGGGARIQEGIDALAGFGKLFARNVRASGVVPQISVVLGSCAGGAVYSPALTDFTFMVEGMANMFITGPDVVHAVTGEKVTHEELGGAYTHGTRTGVASFVAPDEESCFEGIRELLSYLPSNNAETAPYTRPLDDPNRRCEELLRVVPVDDRTPYDIRTVIGHIVDDGNYLEIQESWAPNIVCALARLDGHTVGVVGNQPAAMAGVLDIDSSEKAARFVRTCDAFNIPLVTLVDVPGFMPGTDQEHNAIIRRGAKLLYAYCEATVPRVQVILRKAFGGAYIVMDSKSIGSDLSFAWPSNQTAVMGADGAANIIFRRQLSTAAEPEKLRRELVAEYTEQLMNPFVAAQRGHVDDVIDPADTRRVLIKSLDMLRTKRSRQPVRKHGNEPL; from the coding sequence ATGACGCCTCCGGACACTCCCCAGGCCGTACTGCCGGACTTCGGCAGGACCGACACGGAACCGCGGCCACCGACACCGGTGCGCGCATCCACGATGACCGAACTGGCCGACGATCTCACCATCCGCAGGGCGCAGGCCCACTTCGGGCACGACCCGGAAGCCGATGCCCGCCATCTCTCCAAGGGCAAGCTGCTGGCCCGCCAGCGCATCGAGGCGCTGATCGACCCGGGCACGTTCACCGAGCTGGGGCTGTTCGCCGAGCACCGGGCGGTGGGCTTCGGCATGGAGGACTCGCATCCCGAGGGCGACGGGGTGATCACGGGCTGGGGCGAGGTCGACGGCCGTACGGTCTTCGTGTTCGCTCACGACGCCCGGATCCGCGGCGGCGCGCTGGGCGCGACGTTCGCCGCGAAGATCCACCAGCTGCTCGACTTCGCCGACTCCGTCGGTGCCCCGGTCATCGGCCTCAACGACGGCGGCGGTGCACGGATCCAGGAGGGCATCGATGCCCTGGCCGGCTTCGGCAAGCTCTTCGCCCGTAACGTCCGGGCCTCGGGTGTGGTGCCGCAGATCAGTGTCGTGCTCGGCTCCTGCGCGGGCGGCGCCGTCTACTCGCCGGCGCTGACCGACTTCACGTTCATGGTCGAGGGCATGGCCAACATGTTCATCACCGGGCCCGACGTGGTGCACGCGGTGACCGGTGAGAAGGTCACGCACGAGGAGCTCGGCGGCGCGTACACCCACGGCACCCGCACCGGTGTGGCGAGTTTCGTGGCCCCGGACGAGGAGTCCTGCTTCGAGGGCATCCGGGAACTGCTCTCCTATCTGCCGTCGAACAACGCCGAGACGGCGCCGTACACCCGGCCCCTGGACGATCCGAACCGGCGCTGTGAGGAACTGCTGCGGGTGGTGCCGGTCGACGACCGGACGCCGTACGACATCAGAACGGTCATCGGTCACATCGTCGACGACGGCAACTACCTGGAGATCCAGGAGAGCTGGGCGCCGAACATCGTGTGTGCCCTGGCCCGCCTGGACGGCCACACGGTCGGTGTGGTGGGCAATCAGCCCGCCGCCATGGCGGGGGTGCTGGACATCGACTCCTCGGAGAAGGCCGCCCGGTTCGTGCGCACCTGCGACGCGTTCAACATCCCGCTCGTGACGCTGGTCGACGTGCCGGGGTTCATGCCCGGCACCGACCAGGAGCACAACGCGATCATCCGGCGCGGCGCGAAGCTCCTGTACGCGTACTGCGAGGCGACCGTGCCGCGGGTGCAGGTGATCCTGCGCAAGGCGTTCGGCGGCGCGTACATCGTCATGGACTCCAAGTCGATCGGCTCCGACCTGTCGTTCGCCTGGCCGTCCAACCAGACGGCCGTGATGGGCGCCGACGGCGCGGCCAACATCATCTTCCGCCGGCAGCTGAGCACGGCGGCGGAGCCGGAGAAGCTGCGCCGGGAGCTGGTCGCCGAATACACCGAGCAGCTGATGAACCCCTTCGTCGCCGCGCAGCGCGGACACGTCGACGACGTCATCGACCCGGCGGACACCCGGCGGGTGCTGATCAAGTCCCTGGACATGCTGCGCACCAAGCGGTCCCGGCAGCCCGTCCGCAAGCACGGCAACGAGCCGCTGTGA
- a CDS encoding AfsR/SARP family transcriptional regulator, with product MELRILGSIELWTGSALADLGPARQRSILGILLVDPERPVPLESLVDRVWGDRPPAGVRNVVHTYITRLRRALAFASAGLPEPVGLVRTPAGYQVSADPGTVDLVRFRRLLKSAQHEGLGDQERSMLLQQALHMWRGDALGGMQSDWAARLRETLRQLHHEALSQWADAEIRLERPGAVLSELRAALLTDPLSEQLCERLMLALYLEGRSVDALEYYQSMRRLIAKELGTDPSRRLQRLYETILRGEAADPVPLPERGGDPQGAVTHGVGSFQVVARPQPTPQMLPLDLPDFTGRERELEVIQRTLTQPTGSQPPAAVLVGGGGVGKTALAVRLGHRLQSAFPDGQLYAALRGNGARPADPHAVLGRLLRVLGTDPDRLPADPDERAEVYRLALAGRHLLLTLDDAVDDEQVQPLLPGSADTAVLITSRVRLSAPLGARVLQLPDLPHGHSVRLLARLLGPERVNREPVAAAAIARYCGGLPLALRAAAARLNTRPHWSLGRYAERLSDEGRRLDELAHSSLSVRASFTASYNALPEDAREALRCLAHLPVPEFDAHLACPVLGKDFATVEDACEQLVEAHFLSVAEPAAADLPTRYRLDGLQRSFAQELDSGRAGALEEAVRLSI from the coding sequence ATGGAGCTCCGGATACTGGGATCGATAGAACTCTGGACGGGCAGCGCTCTGGCCGATCTCGGCCCCGCACGGCAACGCAGCATCCTCGGCATCCTGCTGGTCGATCCGGAACGGCCGGTGCCGCTGGAGTCCCTTGTCGACCGGGTGTGGGGCGACCGGCCGCCCGCGGGGGTCCGCAACGTCGTGCACACCTACATCACCCGGTTGCGCCGGGCGCTGGCCTTCGCTTCGGCCGGGCTGCCCGAGCCGGTCGGTCTGGTCCGGACCCCGGCCGGCTATCAGGTTTCGGCCGATCCCGGCACGGTGGACCTGGTGCGGTTTCGCCGGCTGCTCAAGAGCGCCCAGCACGAGGGCCTCGGCGACCAGGAGCGCAGCATGCTGCTGCAGCAGGCGCTGCACATGTGGCGGGGTGACGCACTCGGCGGTATGCAGAGCGACTGGGCGGCCCGGCTGAGGGAGACGCTGCGGCAGCTGCACCACGAGGCGCTCAGTCAGTGGGCGGACGCCGAGATCCGTCTGGAGCGTCCCGGCGCCGTCCTCTCGGAGCTGCGCGCGGCGCTGCTGACCGATCCGCTCTCCGAGCAGCTGTGCGAGCGTCTGATGCTCGCGCTCTACCTGGAGGGGCGCAGCGTCGATGCCCTGGAGTACTACCAGTCGATGCGCCGGCTGATCGCCAAGGAGCTCGGCACGGATCCGTCGCGGCGGCTGCAGCGGCTGTACGAGACGATCCTGCGGGGGGAGGCGGCCGATCCCGTGCCGCTGCCCGAGCGCGGCGGCGACCCGCAGGGCGCCGTCACGCACGGCGTCGGCTCGTTCCAGGTTGTGGCCCGCCCCCAGCCCACTCCGCAGATGCTCCCGCTCGACCTGCCCGACTTCACGGGGCGTGAACGGGAACTCGAGGTGATCCAGCGGACCCTGACCCAGCCCACCGGCTCGCAGCCGCCGGCGGCCGTGCTGGTGGGCGGCGGCGGTGTCGGCAAGACGGCACTGGCCGTGCGCCTGGGGCACCGGCTGCAGTCCGCTTTTCCCGACGGGCAGTTGTACGCGGCGCTGCGGGGCAACGGTGCCCGGCCGGCGGACCCGCACGCGGTGCTGGGCCGGCTGCTGCGGGTGCTGGGTACGGATCCCGACCGGCTTCCGGCCGACCCGGATGAGCGTGCCGAGGTGTACCGGCTGGCGCTGGCCGGGCGCCATCTGCTGCTCACCCTGGACGACGCGGTCGATGACGAGCAGGTGCAGCCGCTGCTGCCGGGCAGTGCGGACACCGCGGTGCTGATCACCAGCAGGGTCCGGCTCAGTGCGCCGCTCGGCGCCCGTGTGCTGCAGCTGCCGGATCTGCCGCACGGTCACAGTGTGCGGCTGCTGGCGCGGTTGCTGGGCCCCGAGCGGGTCAACCGGGAGCCGGTCGCGGCGGCCGCGATCGCACGGTACTGCGGGGGTCTGCCTCTTGCCCTGCGTGCCGCGGCCGCACGGCTCAACACCCGTCCCCACTGGTCGCTGGGCCGCTATGCGGAGCGGCTCAGTGACGAGGGCCGGCGGCTGGACGAGCTGGCGCACAGTTCGCTGAGTGTGCGGGCCAGTTTCACGGCGTCGTACAACGCGCTGCCCGAGGATGCCCGTGAGGCGCTTCGCTGTCTGGCCCATCTGCCGGTGCCCGAGTTCGACGCCCATCTGGCCTGCCCGGTGCTCGGCAAGGACTTCGCCACCGTCGAGGACGCCTGTGAGCAGCTGGTGGAGGCCCACTTCCTGAGTGTGGCCGAGCCCGCGGCGGCGGACCTGCCCACCCGCTACCGGCTGGACGGCCTGCAGCGCAGTTTCGCCCAGGAGCTGGACTCGGGCCGGGCGGGCGCCCTGGAGGAAGCCGTCCGTCTGTCCATCTAG
- a CDS encoding DUF6879 family protein, with translation MSSNFPAFAELIAQSKHSAVHLEMRDIYTPKGPVFVDWQKGLPIEYDRHTDWVELVQEAVKRGIDWRRARIVSEPVTDFIQYEWETTTIVNVPAGEKVRWLPRQRASELLLPGNDFWVFDDTLLRWTNFHGDGSWGPHEFSEDPKLIRRCKEAFEAVWERAVDHADYTPQRKEPAAL, from the coding sequence ATGTCGAGCAACTTCCCGGCCTTCGCCGAACTGATCGCGCAGTCCAAGCACTCCGCCGTGCACCTGGAGATGCGTGACATCTACACCCCCAAGGGCCCGGTCTTCGTCGACTGGCAAAAGGGCCTCCCGATCGAGTACGACCGGCACACCGACTGGGTCGAGCTGGTGCAGGAAGCGGTCAAGCGCGGCATCGACTGGCGGCGCGCGCGGATCGTGTCCGAGCCGGTGACCGACTTCATCCAGTACGAGTGGGAGACCACCACGATCGTCAACGTGCCCGCCGGCGAGAAGGTGCGCTGGCTGCCGCGGCAGCGGGCCTCGGAACTGCTGCTGCCGGGCAACGACTTCTGGGTGTTCGACGACACGCTGCTGCGCTGGACGAACTTCCACGGCGACGGCTCCTGGGGCCCGCACGAGTTCTCCGAGGACCCCAAGCTGATCCGCCGGTGCAAGGAGGCGTTCGAGGCGGTCTGGGAACGCGCCGTCGACCACGCCGACTACACCCCGCAGCGCAAGGAGCCGGCGGCCCTCTGA
- a CDS encoding helix-turn-helix domain-containing protein, whose product MSMALEGLVRSAVATLLHATGESQTDLAAALGVSQAQVSRRQSGTAAWSLSDCDAVAAHYGISVHDLVAGPTRAAEALPEERRRVPGRPITGVRSAGADGGA is encoded by the coding sequence ATGAGTATGGCTCTTGAAGGGCTGGTGCGGTCAGCTGTTGCCACGCTGCTGCACGCGACGGGCGAGTCGCAGACCGACCTCGCGGCCGCGCTGGGTGTGAGTCAGGCGCAGGTGAGCCGGCGTCAGTCCGGGACCGCCGCGTGGAGCCTGTCCGACTGTGACGCGGTCGCCGCGCACTACGGCATCTCCGTGCACGATCTGGTGGCCGGTCCGACCCGGGCCGCCGAAGCCCTCCCCGAGGAACGCCGTCGCGTGCCCGGCCGCCCGATCACCGGTGTCCGCTCCGCGGGCGCGGACGGGGGAGCGTGA
- a CDS encoding helix-turn-helix domain-containing protein, which translates to MTDFGAIDALLAAAKKEVPLPPAAERRSLREGLHLSRAQLAQALGVGPSTVGGWESGRDPAGEVREKYAYFLEGARAKLAADAAAGSELGDGEPADAGQSAGPHAVDGDDDVLADPQPCVLCGQPARHQVEGFPQHLDPAECGTAGPAQPPEPAPLAGPQQPPPAEKPLPAVKPGRVSGVKVVPVGRRAQAASETPDLIGAAVAAALADHAGDVEAATAALVKRAIPDAMALLDHTRKGGRYDVVAHPWLPDILRKQSARGADHVWEARPKWTRPELPTGRHEVTALDINGAYLSALKTHLPLGQLEHTTGNHHDRRRAGLHLITPPVWEHEAVLPNPVGNRDEPGPLWVTEPTLRLLLRLSGPKHGLCDPPEIHESWTSGATEGLLEKFRIALKDARDRAIAEDDTVTLEYVKAMYSKFVSTLGESNYNRELYRTDWMHLIRSQAFANLWWKAHRAYDEGLMVVRAMGTDELHVTGDWHAVFPEGRGVTEVKVKDTYTVSAGPSATAEPSDGAS; encoded by the coding sequence ATGACGGACTTCGGGGCGATCGACGCGCTGCTCGCCGCGGCCAAGAAGGAAGTCCCGCTGCCGCCCGCAGCCGAGCGGCGCTCACTGCGTGAAGGGCTGCATCTCTCGCGGGCCCAGCTCGCGCAGGCTCTGGGGGTCGGCCCGTCCACGGTCGGGGGCTGGGAGTCCGGACGGGACCCCGCTGGTGAAGTACGGGAGAAGTACGCGTACTTCCTCGAGGGAGCCCGCGCGAAGCTGGCCGCCGACGCGGCCGCCGGCAGTGAGCTCGGGGACGGCGAGCCGGCGGACGCCGGGCAGAGCGCCGGCCCCCACGCCGTCGACGGTGACGACGACGTCCTGGCCGACCCGCAGCCGTGTGTGCTGTGCGGGCAGCCCGCCCGGCACCAGGTGGAGGGATTCCCGCAGCACCTGGACCCTGCCGAGTGCGGCACGGCCGGCCCCGCGCAGCCGCCGGAGCCCGCACCCCTGGCCGGGCCACAGCAACCGCCGCCCGCCGAGAAGCCGCTCCCTGCCGTGAAGCCGGGCAGGGTGTCCGGTGTGAAGGTGGTGCCGGTGGGCCGCCGGGCGCAGGCGGCCTCCGAGACTCCGGACCTGATCGGCGCCGCGGTCGCGGCCGCGCTCGCCGACCACGCCGGCGACGTCGAAGCCGCGACAGCCGCGTTGGTGAAGCGGGCGATCCCGGACGCGATGGCTTTGCTGGACCACACCCGCAAGGGCGGCCGCTACGACGTCGTCGCCCACCCGTGGCTGCCCGACATCCTGCGCAAGCAAAGTGCCCGCGGCGCCGACCACGTCTGGGAGGCCCGCCCGAAATGGACGCGCCCCGAACTGCCCACCGGCCGGCACGAGGTGACCGCCCTCGACATCAACGGCGCCTACCTGTCCGCCCTGAAGACCCACCTGCCGCTCGGCCAGCTCGAACACACCACCGGCAACCACCACGACCGCCGCCGCGCCGGCCTGCACCTGATCACCCCGCCCGTGTGGGAGCACGAGGCGGTGCTGCCGAACCCGGTCGGCAACCGCGACGAGCCGGGCCCCCTGTGGGTCACCGAGCCCACCCTGCGCCTCCTGCTGCGCCTGTCCGGCCCGAAGCACGGCCTGTGCGACCCGCCCGAGATCCACGAGTCCTGGACGTCCGGGGCGACCGAGGGCCTGCTGGAGAAGTTCCGCATCGCACTGAAGGACGCCCGGGACCGGGCCATCGCCGAGGACGACACGGTCACCCTGGAGTACGTGAAGGCGATGTACTCCAAGTTCGTGTCCACGCTGGGGGAGTCGAACTACAACCGGGAGCTCTACCGCACCGACTGGATGCACCTCATCCGCTCCCAGGCCTTCGCGAACCTGTGGTGGAAGGCCCACCGTGCCTACGACGAGGGCCTGATGGTGGTCCGCGCGATGGGCACCGACGAACTCCACGTCACCGGCGACTGGCACGCGGTGTTCCCCGAAGGCCGCGGCGTCACCGAAGTGAAGGTCAAAGACACCTACACCGTCAGCGCCGGCCCCAGCGCAACCGCTGAGCCCTCTGACGGCGCTTCCTGA